A section of the Humulus lupulus chromosome 2, drHumLupu1.1, whole genome shotgun sequence genome encodes:
- the LOC133818493 gene encoding small ribosomal subunit protein eS7-like, with protein MYSTKKKIHKDKDAEPTEFEETVAQNLFDLENTNQELKSDLKDLYINAAIQVDISGNRKAVVIYVPYRLRKAFRKIHLRLVRELEKKFSGKDVVIVATRRIVRPPKKGSAAQRPRTRTLTAVHDAILEDVVHPAEIVGKRIRYRVDGSKIIKVYLDPKERNNTEYKLETLSGVYRKLTGKDVVFEYPITEA; from the exons ATGTACTCAACAAAGAAGAAGATCCACAAGGATAAGGATGCCGAGCCTACTGAGTTTGAGGAGACAGTTGCACAG AACCTGTTTGATTTGGAAAATACCAACCAGGAACTGAAAAGTGATTTGAAAGATCTCTACATTAACGCAGCTAT CCAAGTAGATATCTCTGGAAACCGCAAGGCTGTTGTCATCTATGTTCCTTACAGATTGAGGAAGGCTTTCCGCAAGATTCATTTGCGTCTTGTTAGGGAGTTGGAGAAAAAGTTCAGTGGAAAG GATGTTGTCATTGTTGCAACCCGAAGGATTGTGAGGCCACCAAAGAAAGGCTCTGCTGCCCAGCGTCCTCGCACCCGCACACTTACAGCTGTTCACGATGCCATTCTGGAGGATGTTGTTCATCCTGCCGAGATTGTAGGCAAGCGGATCAGATACCGAGTTGATGGCTCCAAGATAATTAAG GTTTACCTGGATCCAAAGGAGCGCAACAATACCGAGTACAAGCTGGAGACATTATCAGGTGTTTACAGGAAGCTTACTGGGAAGGATGTTGTGTTCGAATATCCAATTACAGAGGCTTAA